Proteins encoded within one genomic window of Panicum virgatum strain AP13 chromosome 1N, P.virgatum_v5, whole genome shotgun sequence:
- the LOC120656841 gene encoding uncharacterized protein LOC120656841 isoform X2 codes for MDWLPGELCLKIFQLLDHQSLASAPQVCRKWRALTSDDELWRKLFSDRWGTDAAAFYAPEGSKSWKDVFVVQDRCDRYGLGVRIIREGKDYYLIYQGEIQRYLGSRQDTDGDGGKDAPRQDADDDEQRQIANRILFFLGDLEAACADAKRVKA; via the exons ATGGATTGGCTGCCTGGAGAGTTGTGCCTCAAGATCTTCCAGCTCCTGGATCACCAGTCCCTTGCCTCCGCTCCCCAAG TTTGCAGGAAATGGAGGGCGTTGACCTCGGACGATGAGCTGTGGCGCAAGCTGTTCAGCGACAGGTGGGGCACGGACGCCGCGGCGTTCTACGCGCCGGAGGGCTCCAAGTCCTGGAAGGACGTCTTCGTCGTGCAGGACCGGTGCGATCGCTACGGACT GGGTGTCAGGATCATCAGGGAAGGGAAGGACTACTACCTGATCTACCAGGGCGAGATCCAGCGGTACCTGGGCTCGCGCCAGGACACGGATGGTGATGGCGGCAAGGACGCGCCGCGGCAGGACGCTGACGACGACGAGCAGCGGCAGATAGCGAACCGGATCCTGTTCTTCCTGGGGGATCTGGAGGCGGCCTGTGCGGACGCCAAACGTGTCAAGGCGTGA
- the LOC120656841 gene encoding uncharacterized protein LOC120656841 isoform X3, whose amino-acid sequence MVAVYSVPEFRFGEIHIALDWDDAAPSSVCRKWRALTSDDELWRKLFSDRWGTDAAAFYAPEGSKSWKDVFVVQDRCDRYGLVCCCQLPPALSSLCSCCCCTPTVPAWPASPFVRHVHACDLPCDRATFFSGVSGSSGKGRTTT is encoded by the exons ATGGTAGCAGTGTATTCTGTGCCGGAGTTTCGTTTTGGTGAGATACACATAGCCCTTGACTGGGACGATGCTGCTCCGAGCTCAGTTTGCAGGAAATGGAGGGCGTTGACCTCGGACGATGAGCTGTGGCGCAAGCTGTTCAGCGACAGGTGGGGCACGGACGCCGCGGCGTTCTACGCGCCGGAGGGCTCCAAGTCCTGGAAGGACGTCTTCGTCGTGCAGGACCGGTGCGATCGCTACGGACT CGTCTGTTGTTGCCAATTGCCACCAGCACTCAGCAGCttgtgctcctgctgctgctgtacaCCAACAGTTCCGGCATGGCCTGCATCTCCTTTTGTTCGGCATGTGCATGCGTGTGACTTGCCGTGTGATCGTGCCACGTTCTTCTCAGGGGTGTCAGGATCATCAGGGAAGGGAAGGACTACTACCTGA
- the LOC120656842 gene encoding uncharacterized protein LOC120656842 — protein sequence MEFTSSYFHAFGNPDFAAVFSSGGGGSAQAHRPRRSTEGTARAAEDGRSPSSARRAPSVFCVPDTEAEEPNQFLDECTLCRKALCGDIFMYRGDTPFCSDECRREQIEMDRVRHRRKKQHALLAAQQAAAAAVMAQREHRPQRQLQPQH from the exons atGGAGTTCACGTCGTCCTACTTCCACGCGTTCGGCAACCCGGACTTCGCGGCGGTGttctccagcggcggcggcggcagcgcgcaggCCCACCGGCCGCGGCGCTCCACGGAGGGCACCGcgagggcggcggaggacggccgGAGCCCCTCGtccgcgcggcgcgcgccgtCCGTGTTCTGCGTCCCCGACACGGAGGCCGAGGAGCCGAACCAATTCCTGGACGAGTGCACCCTCTGCCGCAAGGCGCTCTGCGGCGACATCTTCATGTACAG AGGGGACACGCCGTTCTGCAGCGACGAGTGCAGGAGGGAGCAGATCGAGATGGACCGCGTGAGGCACCGGAGGAAGAAGCAGCACGCCCTCCTGGCtgcgcagcaggcggcggcggcggcggtgatggcgcaGCGGGAACACCGTCCCCAGCGGCAGCTCCAGCCACAGCACTAG
- the LOC120656840 gene encoding MYG1 protein C694.04c-like — MLAASWRVSQRAVRSPLLGTGRSQIRSPFPTMASLSPAAASSPKRLRVYSSAPAGGEDGAGSAKRVGTHNGSFHCDEALGCFLIRLTSQFAGADVVRTRDSQILDTLDAVLDVGGVYDPSRHRYDHHQKGFNEVFGHGFNTKLSSAGLIYKHFGKEIIAKELGVNEDHEDVHRLYLAVYKSFVEALDAIDNGINQYDTDQPPKYVNNTHLSSRVGRLNPDWTDPDQSPEKENAAFQQAMMLAGSEFLESVCFHVKSWLPARSIVLECLLSRGKADPSGEIMVLDRFCPWKLHLFELEEELKIDPLTKYVLYQDERSKSWRVQAVAVAPDRFESRKALAEKWRGMRDDELSAETGIPGCVFVHMSGFIGGNKTYEGALEMARAALKC, encoded by the exons ATGCTCGCCGCCTCCTGGAGGGTGTCGCAGCGAGCCGTCAGGTCTCCTCTCCTCGGCACCGGGCGATCCCAAATCCGGAGCCCTTTCCCCACCATGGCGTCtctctcgccggcggccgcctcctcgccgaagAGGCTGAGGGTCTACTCGTCcgctccagccggcggcgaggacggcgctGGGAGCGCCAAGCGAGTGGGGACCCACAACGGCAGCTTCCACTGCGACGAGGCGCTCGGCTGCTTCCTCATCCGCCTCACCTCCCAGTTCGCCGGCGCCGACGTCGTCCGCACTCGCGACTCGCAG ATCCTTGATACACTGGATGCCGTGCTTGATGTCGGTGGTGTCTATGATCCCAGCAGGCATCGATATGATCATCACCAGAAGGGCTTCAATGAGGTTTTTGGACATGGATTCAACACAAAACTTAGCAGTGCTGGACTTATCTACAAG CATTTTGGTAAGGAGATAATTGCTAAGGAGCTTGGAGTTAATGAGGATCATGAAGATGTTCACCGCTTGTATCTTGCAGTATATAAAAGCTTTGTTGAG GCACTTGATGCAATTGACAATGGAATCAATCAATATGACACAGACCAACCACCAAAGTATGTGAACAATACACACTTGTCTTCGCGCGTTGGACGTCTAAATCCGGACTGGACTGATCCAGACCAGTCACCTGAGAAGGAGAACGCAGCATTTCAACAGGCCATGATGTTAGCTGGAAGTGAATTTTTGGAG AGTGTTTGCTTTCATGTTAAATCATGGTTACCTGCAAGATCTATTGTCCTGGAGTGTTTGTTATCAAGAGGAAAGGCTGACCCAAGTGGAGAAATCATGGTTTTGGATAGATTCTGCCCG TGGAAGCTTCATCTATTTGAGCTTGAAGAGGAGCTGAAGATTGATCCTCTGACCAAGTATGTGCTGTATCAG GATGAGAGGAGCAAGAGCTGGCGAGTGCAAGCCGTTGCTGTTGCTCCTGACAGGTTCGAGAGCCGAAAGGCTCTGGCAGAGAAGTGGAGGGGCATGAGAGATGATGAACTGTCTGCGGAAACTGGCATTCCAGGATGTGTGTTTGTCCATATGAGTGGCTTCATTGGCGGCAACAAGACCTACGAGGGAGCGTTGGAGATGGCAAGAGCTGCTCTCAAATGCTGA
- the LOC120656838 gene encoding uncharacterized protein At4g15970-like isoform X2 has protein sequence MLRRRCTSRGLAGPCCSGTRRRFLQLRSPRRTATTIPSPQTICEDLRLELVLQEASMDDKTVILTTLNAAWASPGSVIDLFIDSFHRGVGTSSLLRHLVIVAFDWKAYKRCVKIHPYCFALTTEDVDFSEEKRFQTTGYLEMMWKRLDFLRLVLEKGYSFVFSDADIMWFRNPFPFFYSDGDFQIACDHYVGNATDLRNIANGGFNYVKSNDQSIEFYKFWYSSRFRYPGYHDQDVFNFIKHDPYTTDIGLTIKFLSTSYFGGICEPSRDLNKVCTMHANCCIGLQSKIHDLRIMMEDWRNYMSMPPSLKIFGALSWRVPQNCSLSLLSP, from the exons atgctaCGGCGCCGGTGTACATCCCGCGGGCTCGCCGGCCCTTGTTGCAGTGGGACCCGTCGCCGCTTCCTCCAGTTGAGATCCCCGCggaggacggcgacgacgatccCTTCCCCGCAGACGATCTG TGAAGATCTCAGACTAGAGCTGGTTCTGCAGGAGGCTTCTATGGACGATAAGACCGTAATATTGACGACCCTCAATGCTGCATGGGCTTCACCAGGCTCAGTGATAGACCTTTTCATTGACAGTTTCCATCGTGGCGTTGGTACTAGTTCACTTTTGAGACATCTTGTGATAGTAGCATTTGACTGGAAGGCATATAAGCGATGTGTCAAGATCCATCCCTACTGCTTTGCTCTTACAACTGAAGATGTGGATTTTTCTGAAGAGAAGAGGTTTCAGACCACTGGGTATCTTGAAATGATGTGGAAAAGGCTGGATTTCTTACGGCTAGTGCTTGAAAAAGGTTACAGCTTCGTTTTCTCG GATGCTGATATCATGTGGTTCCGCAATCCTTTTCCATTCTTTTATTCTGATGGAGACTTCCAGATTGCATGTGATCACTATGTGGGCAATGCAACGGACTTGAGGAACATAGCAAATGGAGGATTCAACTATGTGAAGTCAAATGATCAAAGCATAGAGTTTTACAAGTTTTGGTATTCTTCTCGATTTAGGTATCCTGGGTACCATGATCAGGACGTATTTAATTTTATAAAGCATGATCCTTACACTACAGATATTGGTCTGACAATTAAGTTCTTAAGTACATCGTACTTTGGTGGCATCTGTGAGCCAAGCAGAGATTTAAACAAGGTTTGCACCATGCATGCAAACTGCTGTATTGGACTGCAGAGCAAAATTCATGACCTGAGAATCATGATGGAAGACTGGAGGAACTATATGTCGATGCCACCAAGCCTAAAAATTTTTGGAGCATTGTCATGGAGGGTACCACAAAATTGCAG CCTGTCGTTATTAAGCCCATGA
- the LOC120656838 gene encoding uncharacterized protein At4g15970-like isoform X1 yields MGRPPRTALAQPSATSPRRFGGNSPLRPSRASALRRVAAVLFLAAAVALPCAVLYRAAVDATAPVYIPRARRPLLQWDPSPLPPVEIPAEDGDDDPFPADDLDSEDLRLELVLQEASMDDKTVILTTLNAAWASPGSVIDLFIDSFHRGVGTSSLLRHLVIVAFDWKAYKRCVKIHPYCFALTTEDVDFSEEKRFQTTGYLEMMWKRLDFLRLVLEKGYSFVFSDADIMWFRNPFPFFYSDGDFQIACDHYVGNATDLRNIANGGFNYVKSNDQSIEFYKFWYSSRFRYPGYHDQDVFNFIKHDPYTTDIGLTIKFLSTSYFGGICEPSRDLNKVCTMHANCCIGLQSKIHDLRIMMEDWRNYMSMPPSLKIFGALSWRVPQNCSLSLLSP; encoded by the exons ATGGGGAGGCCGCCGCGCACGGCCCTGGCCCAACCCTCCGCCACGTCCCCGCGCCGCTTCGGAGGGAACTCGCCGCTGCGGCCTTCGCGCGCGTCGGCGCTGCGGAGAGTGGCGGCGGTGCTCTTCCTTgccgccgcggtggcgctgCCCTGCGCCGTGCTGtaccgcgccgccgtggatgctaCGGCGCCGGTGTACATCCCGCGGGCTCGCCGGCCCTTGTTGCAGTGGGACCCGTCGCCGCTTCCTCCAGTTGAGATCCCCGCggaggacggcgacgacgatccCTTCCCCGCAGACGATCTG GACAGTGAAGATCTCAGACTAGAGCTGGTTCTGCAGGAGGCTTCTATGGACGATAAGACCGTAATATTGACGACCCTCAATGCTGCATGGGCTTCACCAGGCTCAGTGATAGACCTTTTCATTGACAGTTTCCATCGTGGCGTTGGTACTAGTTCACTTTTGAGACATCTTGTGATAGTAGCATTTGACTGGAAGGCATATAAGCGATGTGTCAAGATCCATCCCTACTGCTTTGCTCTTACAACTGAAGATGTGGATTTTTCTGAAGAGAAGAGGTTTCAGACCACTGGGTATCTTGAAATGATGTGGAAAAGGCTGGATTTCTTACGGCTAGTGCTTGAAAAAGGTTACAGCTTCGTTTTCTCG GATGCTGATATCATGTGGTTCCGCAATCCTTTTCCATTCTTTTATTCTGATGGAGACTTCCAGATTGCATGTGATCACTATGTGGGCAATGCAACGGACTTGAGGAACATAGCAAATGGAGGATTCAACTATGTGAAGTCAAATGATCAAAGCATAGAGTTTTACAAGTTTTGGTATTCTTCTCGATTTAGGTATCCTGGGTACCATGATCAGGACGTATTTAATTTTATAAAGCATGATCCTTACACTACAGATATTGGTCTGACAATTAAGTTCTTAAGTACATCGTACTTTGGTGGCATCTGTGAGCCAAGCAGAGATTTAAACAAGGTTTGCACCATGCATGCAAACTGCTGTATTGGACTGCAGAGCAAAATTCATGACCTGAGAATCATGATGGAAGACTGGAGGAACTATATGTCGATGCCACCAAGCCTAAAAATTTTTGGAGCATTGTCATGGAGGGTACCACAAAATTGCAG CCTGTCGTTATTAAGCCCATGA
- the LOC120656843 gene encoding FCS-Like Zinc finger 2-like, with protein MGGAGHGVHFLDACFLCRRPLAGNRDIFMYRGDTAFCSDECRSAQMAADEAAERKERASGASAKAVTHGTLPAREAEGPQERGGKVRAGSILAL; from the exons ATGGGGGGAGCGGGGCACGGCGTGCATTTCTTAGACGCGTGCTTCCTCTGCCGGAGGCCGCTCGCCGGCAACCGCGACATCTTCATGTACAG AGGGGACACGGCGTTTTGCAGCGACGAGTGCCGGAGCGCGCAGATGGCGGCGGACGAGGCggcggagaggaaggagagggcgaGCGGCGCCAGCGCCAAGGCGGTCACGCATGGGACGCTGCCCGCCAGGGAAGCGGAAGGCCCGCAGGAGCGCGGCGGCAAGGTCCGGGCCGGGTCCATCCTGGCCCTGTAA
- the LOC120656841 gene encoding uncharacterized protein LOC120656841 isoform X1: MVAVYSVPEFRFGEIHIALDWDDAAPSSVCRKWRALTSDDELWRKLFSDRWGTDAAAFYAPEGSKSWKDVFVVQDRCDRYGLGVRIIREGKDYYLIYQGEIQRYLGSRQDTDGDGGKDAPRQDADDDEQRQIANRILFFLGDLEAACADAKRVKA; this comes from the exons ATGGTAGCAGTGTATTCTGTGCCGGAGTTTCGTTTTGGTGAGATACACATAGCCCTTGACTGGGACGATGCTGCTCCGAGCTCAGTTTGCAGGAAATGGAGGGCGTTGACCTCGGACGATGAGCTGTGGCGCAAGCTGTTCAGCGACAGGTGGGGCACGGACGCCGCGGCGTTCTACGCGCCGGAGGGCTCCAAGTCCTGGAAGGACGTCTTCGTCGTGCAGGACCGGTGCGATCGCTACGGACT GGGTGTCAGGATCATCAGGGAAGGGAAGGACTACTACCTGATCTACCAGGGCGAGATCCAGCGGTACCTGGGCTCGCGCCAGGACACGGATGGTGATGGCGGCAAGGACGCGCCGCGGCAGGACGCTGACGACGACGAGCAGCGGCAGATAGCGAACCGGATCCTGTTCTTCCTGGGGGATCTGGAGGCGGCCTGTGCGGACGCCAAACGTGTCAAGGCGTGA